One Halobacterium zhouii genomic region harbors:
- a CDS encoding CaiB/BaiF CoA transferase family protein, which translates to MSTDTPLDGLTVVDAASLYAGPLSAMILGDFGADVIKVEHPEHGDALREFGDYPEELSYQWVNRNKKSVPLDLHAEDGQEIFRELVADADVLVENFRPGTLEDWNVGWETLSDLNEDLVMVRVTGFGQTGPYSNRPGFGTLVEAMSGYAYSTGQPDGPPTLPPTAMADTVSALHSAYAAMMALYWRDTQNGTGQYVDTSILESMFGVLGDHVTEYGRKGIDHERSGNQSSRTAPRNTYRTKDDRWVAISGSAPSIAERILRIVGGEDLVEDARFQTMEGRLEHVEELDAIIEDWMRERTREEVIDIFEEHGAALGPVNNMGDIFEDEHFDRRDAILHVDDGDEEVPMRGVFPKLSETPGRVEHPGPDIGEHTVDVITEYTDRTPDEVRQLADDGVTHVGGEGDD; encoded by the coding sequence ATGTCAACAGACACACCGCTCGACGGTCTCACCGTCGTAGACGCCGCCAGTCTGTACGCGGGTCCGCTGTCCGCGATGATCCTGGGCGACTTCGGTGCCGATGTCATCAAGGTCGAACATCCCGAACACGGTGACGCCCTCCGTGAGTTCGGCGACTACCCCGAGGAGCTCTCCTACCAGTGGGTGAACCGGAACAAGAAGAGCGTCCCGCTTGACTTGCACGCGGAGGACGGCCAGGAGATATTCCGAGAGCTCGTCGCGGACGCGGACGTACTCGTCGAGAACTTCCGCCCGGGAACGCTCGAGGATTGGAACGTCGGTTGGGAGACGCTCTCCGACCTGAACGAGGATCTCGTGATGGTTCGCGTCACCGGGTTCGGGCAGACCGGCCCCTACAGTAATCGCCCTGGATTCGGCACACTCGTCGAGGCGATGAGCGGGTACGCGTACTCGACCGGGCAGCCTGACGGCCCGCCGACCCTTCCTCCCACTGCGATGGCGGACACCGTGAGTGCACTCCACTCCGCGTACGCCGCCATGATGGCGCTCTACTGGCGTGATACACAGAACGGCACTGGCCAGTACGTCGACACCTCGATACTCGAGTCGATGTTCGGCGTGCTCGGCGATCACGTCACCGAGTACGGCAGGAAGGGGATCGACCACGAGCGATCAGGGAATCAGAGCAGCCGGACCGCCCCGAGGAACACTTACCGGACGAAAGACGACCGGTGGGTCGCGATATCCGGGAGCGCGCCGAGTATCGCGGAACGAATCCTCCGGATCGTTGGTGGTGAGGACCTCGTCGAGGACGCCCGGTTTCAGACGATGGAGGGGCGCCTCGAGCACGTCGAGGAGTTAGACGCCATCATCGAGGACTGGATGCGAGAACGCACCCGCGAGGAGGTCATCGACATCTTCGAGGAACACGGCGCGGCGCTCGGTCCGGTGAACAACATGGGGGACATCTTCGAGGACGAGCACTTCGACAGACGAGACGCCATCCTGCACGTCGACGATGGCGACGAGGAGGTTCCGATGCGGGGTGTCTTTCCGAAGCTCTCCGAGACGCCGGGACGCGTCGAACACCCTGGTCCGGATATCGGCGAGCACACCGTCGACGTCATCACCGAGTACACAGACAGAACGCCGGACGAGGTGCGGCAACTGGCCGACGACGGCGTCACGCACGTCGGGGGCGAAGGCGATGACTAA
- a CDS encoding HpcH/HpaI aldolase/citrate lyase family protein — MTNRLRRSFLYTPADDESMMRNAVRLDDADAVIFDLEDAIPTDALDEARESIAVVLEETDNRATETCTRINGLQTNHWQTDLRASIAAGVDTVVLPMIEQPRQVDMAVEAAAEVGDDSPEFLVTIETPRGLFNAAEIAERGGEYESVTALSYGLGDYTRAIGATGKPAEMERFLRQTIVSAASLGGLDPITTVYQDIDDDGGLREHASAARRLGYIGQKAIHPTQLSTLNDMYTPTQDEYEEAVQFVDAFDSADRDSLVVDGVFLDTAIVEQYRTVIDRHEEVAR; from the coding sequence ATGACTAACCGACTCCGACGGTCGTTCCTCTACACGCCCGCCGACGACGAGTCGATGATGCGGAACGCCGTACGGCTCGACGATGCGGACGCAGTTATCTTCGACCTCGAGGATGCCATTCCGACGGACGCGCTCGACGAGGCGCGGGAGAGTATCGCTGTCGTACTCGAGGAGACGGACAACAGAGCCACAGAGACGTGTACGCGCATCAACGGCCTGCAGACGAATCACTGGCAGACTGACCTCCGGGCGAGTATCGCGGCCGGCGTCGACACAGTCGTTCTCCCGATGATCGAACAGCCTCGGCAGGTCGACATGGCAGTCGAGGCTGCTGCAGAGGTCGGCGACGACAGCCCGGAGTTCCTTGTGACCATCGAGACGCCACGTGGCCTGTTCAACGCGGCGGAGATTGCCGAGCGCGGCGGGGAGTACGAGTCGGTCACTGCGCTCTCCTACGGACTGGGGGACTACACGCGCGCCATCGGTGCAACCGGCAAACCAGCAGAGATGGAGAGGTTTCTCAGGCAGACCATCGTCAGCGCGGCCTCTCTCGGTGGCCTCGACCCGATTACGACGGTCTACCAGGATATCGACGACGATGGAGGGCTGCGTGAGCACGCCTCTGCGGCGCGGCGACTCGGCTACATCGGACAGAAGGCCATCCATCCCACTCAACTATCGACGCTCAACGACATGTACACACCAACCCAGGACGAGTACGAGGAAGCCGTCCAGTTCGTCGACGCGTTCGACAGCGCCGACCGGGATTCACTGGTCGTCGACGGCGTCTTCCTCGACACAGCGATCGTCGAACAGTACCGGACAGTAATCGACCGCCACGAAGAGGTGGCCAGGTGA
- a CDS encoding ABC transporter permease, whose product MSDFRRFLVKRVAIAMMLTVVSVSIIFVVLRLLPGTPFEALITAGNLSEKQVQEIMATYGLNQPIWKQYLSYLQSLLTFQFGYSILRSRPVWDILAPKLVNTLVLLVPALLTTAILSSLLGMYVGWNRGTTTEKTSIIGTTFLRSTPVFITAILLLMVFSYQLNLVPAFGMRSITASPKGYYQTFASLDFLHHYILPFSIAVLYYSGDFLLLARNGVIEKRGSEFLKLHKAKGLSEYEQLARAGRNSMLPILTYFALRLGMIFQGLILLEVVFAWPGIGRALVLAIQQQDYPLVQAAVFIMALAVIIANLLADVLYAYFDPTVSTSGGGAA is encoded by the coding sequence GTGAGCGACTTCCGGCGGTTCCTCGTGAAACGGGTCGCCATCGCGATGATGCTCACAGTCGTCTCCGTCAGCATCATCTTCGTCGTCCTCCGGCTGCTCCCCGGAACCCCATTTGAGGCGCTCATCACTGCCGGCAACCTCAGTGAGAAGCAGGTGCAGGAGATCATGGCCACGTACGGCCTGAACCAACCAATCTGGAAGCAGTACCTCTCGTACCTCCAGAGTCTTCTCACCTTCCAGTTCGGGTACTCCATCCTTCGAAGTCGTCCCGTGTGGGACATTCTCGCCCCAAAACTCGTGAACACACTCGTTCTCCTCGTGCCCGCACTACTCACCACCGCTATCTTAAGTTCTCTCCTCGGGATGTACGTGGGGTGGAATCGCGGGACAACCACCGAAAAGACGAGCATCATCGGGACGACGTTCCTCCGATCGACGCCGGTGTTCATCACGGCGATTCTCCTGCTCATGGTGTTCTCCTATCAGTTGAATCTCGTTCCAGCCTTCGGGATGCGCTCGATCACGGCGTCTCCGAAGGGATACTACCAGACGTTCGCGTCCCTGGACTTCCTACATCACTACATCCTCCCGTTCTCCATCGCGGTACTCTACTACAGCGGGGACTTCCTCCTGTTAGCCCGCAACGGCGTCATCGAGAAGCGGGGATCGGAGTTCCTGAAACTCCACAAGGCAAAGGGGCTGTCAGAGTACGAGCAACTTGCGCGAGCAGGCCGGAACTCCATGCTCCCGATTCTGACGTACTTCGCGCTTCGTCTCGGCATGATCTTCCAGGGGCTCATCCTCCTGGAGGTCGTGTTCGCGTGGCCCGGAATCGGGCGAGCGCTCGTACTCGCCATCCAGCAACAGGACTATCCGCTCGTGCAGGCGGCTGTGTTCATCATGGCGCTCGCCGTCATCATCGCGAATCTGCTCGCGGATGTCCTGTACGCATACTTCGACCCCACCGTCTCGACCAGTGGAGGTGGTGCGGCGTGA
- a CDS encoding ABC transporter permease has product MSTESKNGAVLFERVNAIRSAIAEQFAFLRQDRLAFAGAIILVVFVFLGLFGPMLAPHDPIEYDVTASDGSVMRLAEPNARALFGTTAYGKDVFSQFLAGARPTLIVGLVGGVLTGLIGFLIGLVSGYYGGWVDEVLMRFTDLTFSLPFMPMALLLLTFITSNIWVITAVIAAFLWKMPARVVRSEVLSVRERTFVKSARASGASNLRTMFLHVAPNVLPIGFLYTAYGVAWAISAQASLAFLGFGDPTMTSWGRMLRMVFDSGSIRFAWWWVLPPALSIAAVTTSVFLVGRAYEEVINPEIQTNQ; this is encoded by the coding sequence GTGAGCACGGAGTCCAAGAACGGCGCCGTCCTCTTCGAGCGCGTGAACGCGATTCGGTCGGCCATCGCCGAGCAGTTCGCGTTCCTCCGCCAGGATCGCCTCGCATTCGCCGGTGCGATCATTCTCGTGGTGTTCGTGTTCCTGGGGCTGTTCGGGCCGATGCTCGCCCCCCACGACCCAATCGAGTACGACGTGACGGCCAGCGACGGGAGTGTGATGCGACTCGCGGAGCCGAACGCGCGCGCACTGTTCGGTACAACAGCCTACGGAAAGGACGTGTTCAGCCAGTTCCTCGCCGGTGCCCGGCCGACACTCATCGTCGGACTCGTCGGCGGGGTTCTCACGGGCCTCATCGGCTTCCTGATCGGACTGGTGAGCGGATACTACGGTGGGTGGGTCGACGAGGTGCTGATGCGGTTCACGGACCTCACGTTCTCGCTCCCGTTCATGCCCATGGCACTCCTCCTGTTGACGTTCATCACGTCCAACATCTGGGTGATCACGGCGGTCATCGCGGCGTTCCTCTGGAAGATGCCGGCACGCGTCGTCCGCTCGGAGGTGCTCTCGGTGCGCGAGCGAACGTTCGTCAAGTCCGCGCGCGCAAGCGGTGCGAGCAACCTGCGGACGATGTTCCTGCACGTCGCACCGAACGTCCTGCCCATCGGCTTCCTGTACACGGCGTACGGGGTCGCGTGGGCGATATCTGCGCAGGCGAGTCTCGCGTTCCTCGGCTTCGGCGACCCGACGATGACCAGCTGGGGACGGATGCTTCGGATGGTGTTCGACTCCGGAAGCATCCGGTTCGCGTGGTGGTGGGTGCTCCCGCCGGCACTCAGCATCGCGGCCGTCACGACATCAGTGTTCCTCGTCGGACGCGCCTACGAGGAAGTCATCAACCCCGAAATCCAGACGAACCAATGA
- a CDS encoding dipeptide ABC transporter ATP-binding protein, whose amino-acid sequence MSLLDVNDLEVTYSTKDGKVHAVNGVSFSIDQGVNYGLAGESGSGKSTVAEAVLGLLPDNGIVESGTVEFRGQELTGLTDEGLRDVLWEDIAYIPQSAMDSLDPVMTTGAQIRQAIQKHRNVSTETARDRVRELFDIVDLDPDRIDDYPHEFSGGMRQRVTIAMALALEPDLIIADEPTTGLDVVVQDKIIDKILDIQERMDSSLLLITHEIGVIAETCDELSILYGGKVMEQGSVDNVLINPTNPYTMGLKNSFPEIDEESSNPVSIPGSPPDLDSVPSGCVFQDRCPFATEECADEHPDFVDLPNRNHRSACHHVQQAATMRQDATEAETWGIKDDDAASSDVGETILETKDLEKHYGRSQSLLSKVRGENPNPVRAVDGVSLSVRKSEVLGIAGESGCGKSTLGETIALLEEPTGGGIVFDGQSDEYYRDGNMKEFRRKAQIIFQDPYDSLNPRQTVRELVGEPLTIHDYRTDERTAAVTETLEKVGLTPARGFLDQYPHELSGGQRQRVAIARALVLDPDFLICDEPASMLDVSLKVNLLNLLRDLADTDDIGIIYISHDLASLTQVSDRLAIMYLGRVVEEGLVDRVAGRPKHPYTESLLSASPEKDPSVSRERVLLDGEPPDPVDLPSGCTFAPRCPKASSECWEGEPALADTGDDDHHAACYFPVDGSGEDPASELESPDASSEESASD is encoded by the coding sequence ATGAGTCTGCTCGACGTCAACGACCTCGAGGTCACGTACAGCACGAAAGACGGGAAGGTACACGCCGTCAACGGCGTATCTTTCAGCATCGACCAGGGAGTGAACTACGGGCTTGCCGGCGAATCCGGTTCGGGGAAGTCTACCGTAGCCGAGGCCGTTCTCGGTCTTCTCCCCGACAACGGAATCGTCGAATCCGGAACCGTCGAGTTCAGAGGCCAGGAGCTCACGGGACTCACCGACGAGGGGCTCCGGGACGTCCTCTGGGAGGACATCGCCTACATCCCCCAGAGCGCGATGGACTCCCTCGATCCGGTGATGACGACGGGTGCCCAGATACGGCAAGCGATACAGAAACACCGCAACGTCTCGACGGAGACCGCCAGAGACCGCGTCCGGGAACTCTTCGACATCGTCGACCTCGACCCCGACCGAATAGACGACTATCCCCACGAGTTCAGCGGCGGGATGCGACAACGCGTCACCATCGCCATGGCACTCGCTCTCGAACCCGATCTCATCATCGCGGACGAGCCAACCACGGGACTAGACGTCGTCGTTCAGGACAAGATTATCGACAAGATACTCGATATCCAGGAGCGCATGGACAGTTCGTTGCTCCTCATCACCCACGAAATCGGGGTGATCGCAGAGACGTGTGACGAACTTTCGATTCTCTACGGAGGGAAGGTGATGGAACAGGGGAGCGTCGACAACGTCCTCATCAACCCGACGAACCCTTACACGATGGGGTTGAAGAACTCCTTCCCGGAGATCGACGAGGAGTCGTCGAATCCGGTATCGATTCCGGGGTCACCGCCAGACCTCGACAGCGTTCCGTCTGGTTGTGTGTTCCAGGACCGGTGTCCGTTCGCAACAGAGGAGTGTGCGGACGAACATCCAGACTTCGTCGACCTCCCGAATCGGAACCACAGGTCGGCGTGCCACCACGTTCAACAAGCTGCGACGATGCGACAGGACGCGACTGAAGCCGAAACGTGGGGTATCAAAGACGACGACGCCGCGTCGTCGGACGTCGGGGAGACGATTTTAGAGACGAAGGACTTGGAGAAGCACTACGGACGGAGTCAGTCACTACTCAGCAAGGTCAGAGGGGAGAACCCGAACCCCGTTCGCGCCGTCGACGGTGTGTCACTCTCCGTCCGGAAGTCGGAGGTCCTCGGAATCGCTGGCGAATCCGGATGCGGTAAATCCACGCTCGGCGAGACGATCGCGTTGCTCGAGGAACCGACTGGCGGGGGAATCGTGTTCGACGGCCAGTCAGACGAGTACTACCGCGACGGGAACATGAAGGAGTTCAGGCGGAAGGCGCAGATCATCTTCCAGGACCCCTATGACTCGCTGAACCCCCGACAGACGGTCAGGGAACTCGTCGGCGAACCACTCACGATTCACGACTACCGGACAGACGAACGAACAGCCGCAGTCACGGAGACCCTAGAGAAGGTCGGACTGACGCCAGCACGAGGCTTCCTCGACCAGTACCCCCACGAACTCTCTGGCGGCCAGCGCCAGCGAGTCGCCATCGCACGCGCGCTCGTCCTCGATCCGGACTTCCTCATCTGTGACGAGCCCGCGTCGATGCTCGACGTCTCCCTCAAGGTGAACCTCCTCAACCTCCTTCGTGACCTCGCGGACACCGACGACATCGGCATCATCTACATCAGTCACGACCTCGCCAGCCTCACGCAGGTCTCGGACCGACTCGCCATCATGTACCTCGGTCGTGTCGTCGAGGAAGGGCTCGTCGACCGCGTCGCCGGCCGACCGAAACACCCCTACACGGAGTCACTGCTGTCTGCATCACCCGAGAAGGACCCCTCTGTCTCGCGTGAACGCGTCCTCCTCGACGGTGAGCCACCGGACCCAGTTGACCTCCCGTCGGGGTGCACGTTCGCGCCCAGGTGTCCGAAGGCGTCGAGCGAGTGCTGGGAGGGCGAACCCGCGTTGGCCGACACTGGTGACGATGACCACCACGCTGCCTGTTACTTCCCAGTGGACGGGAGTGGGGAGGACCCAGCGAGCGAACTCGAATCCCCCGACGCGTCGTCCGAGGAGTCAGCGAGCGACTGA
- a CDS encoding DUF6149 family protein, whose product MKINQNVRHFASKKALELPGVRAVAKRGLVDLHVRIFAGKAAEGRREERENRLEAFFDATIDMYLAALQEGFSEAEAREITHAVATFDFYNHGWAEMMEYPPDELADHYDRYAAFFDRHGVSIDDPLGEFRPADGLPDAPATPEKLDEADFENAESGYADDVYVETEDGDVTRGDIDEPDDVDPTDSPGVE is encoded by the coding sequence ATGAAGATCAACCAGAACGTCCGCCACTTCGCGTCGAAGAAAGCCCTCGAATTGCCGGGCGTGCGCGCGGTGGCGAAACGCGGCCTCGTCGACCTCCACGTCCGGATCTTCGCCGGAAAGGCCGCAGAAGGCCGCCGCGAGGAGCGCGAGAACCGCCTCGAGGCGTTCTTCGACGCGACGATCGACATGTATCTCGCCGCGCTCCAGGAAGGATTCTCGGAGGCCGAAGCCCGCGAAATCACGCACGCTGTCGCCACCTTTGACTTCTACAACCACGGTTGGGCGGAGATGATGGAGTACCCGCCGGACGAACTCGCCGACCACTACGACCGGTACGCCGCGTTCTTCGACCGGCACGGCGTCAGCATCGACGACCCGCTCGGCGAATTCCGGCCCGCCGATGGTCTCCCGGACGCCCCCGCAACCCCCGAGAAACTCGACGAAGCCGACTTCGAGAACGCTGAATCCGGCTACGCCGACGACGTCTACGTCGAGACGGAGGACGGCGACGTGACGCGCGGCGACATCGATGAACCCGACGACGTCGACCCCACGGACAGTCCCGGAGTGGAGTAG
- a CDS encoding Hsp20/alpha crystallin family protein gives MNERDRPRSSRKSRETESPHARRQDHRASTDVQQGGTGGSFGARGQPQPPEFGGVQPAPPESEGEKMTQQSTQGQQQSRFASPMVDVVETPKELVVYADTPGFEKDDIQIHADANTLSVSADRSSKPPFDEDEGERGLVIERPSKLERTITLPVHVDPEEASASYEDGVCEITIPKEEGDKRREVAFQ, from the coding sequence ATGAACGAGCGAGACCGTCCCAGGTCGTCCAGAAAGTCACGCGAGACGGAGTCCCCGCACGCCCGCCGTCAGGACCATCGAGCGTCCACCGACGTCCAACAGGGCGGAACGGGCGGGTCGTTCGGCGCCCGCGGCCAGCCACAGCCGCCCGAGTTCGGCGGTGTACAGCCGGCACCACCCGAGAGCGAGGGCGAAAAGATGACCCAGCAGTCCACGCAGGGACAGCAACAGTCGAGGTTCGCGTCACCGATGGTCGACGTCGTCGAGACGCCTAAGGAACTCGTGGTGTACGCGGACACGCCGGGCTTCGAGAAGGACGACATCCAGATCCACGCGGACGCGAACACGCTCTCGGTGTCCGCGGACCGTTCGTCGAAGCCGCCCTTCGACGAGGACGAGGGCGAGCGCGGACTCGTCATCGAGCGCCCGTCGAAACTCGAGCGAACCATTACGCTGCCCGTTCACGTCGACCCGGAGGAGGCGTCGGCGTCCTACGAGGACGGCGTCTGTGAGATCACCATCCCGAAGGAGGAAGGTGACAAGCGCCGCGAAGTCGCCTTCCAGTGA
- a CDS encoding NAD(P)/FAD-dependent oxidoreductase codes for MSESYVIIGDGIAGSSAAEGLREAAPDANITVVTDEGEALYNRILIKEFAKGKLPEAPISIHDQDWYDERDIDLVLNTLVTSVNQDDHTIHTHEGETIEYDKLLVAAGGTPNQLPVENSDAEGVHHFWTFQDARSIREHAEEADTGTVIGAGLLGIDLAAICGAQDVDAKYLMRGNCWWRYALSGDGAEIIHDGLREMGVEPVFDSGADHFETEDGEVVATVDPNGERYESDFVGVAIGLDFNVEILEDTDATIDSGVHVDEYMRTDAEDIYAAGDITEFWDTIMSERAQNGSWGSAKQQGALAAKTMLADAGHDLDVDPFRWVSSYSITHFDFPFLSFGFPTLGDESCERKYSDDEWRRLAFKDGKLIGGVLIGNLAPQSKYKKLIKQEATVADQQDVLLQDNFDMDELALPTEQ; via the coding sequence ATGAGCGAGTCGTACGTGATTATCGGGGACGGCATCGCCGGCAGCTCGGCCGCGGAAGGTCTCCGCGAGGCGGCCCCCGACGCCAACATCACCGTCGTCACGGACGAGGGTGAAGCCCTCTACAACCGCATCCTCATCAAGGAGTTCGCGAAGGGCAAACTCCCCGAGGCACCGATCAGCATCCACGACCAGGACTGGTACGACGAGCGCGACATCGACCTCGTCTTGAACACGCTCGTCACCAGCGTGAACCAGGACGACCACACCATCCACACCCACGAGGGGGAGACCATCGAGTACGACAAACTCCTCGTGGCCGCGGGCGGTACGCCAAACCAGCTCCCGGTCGAGAACTCCGACGCTGAGGGCGTCCACCACTTCTGGACGTTCCAGGACGCTCGGAGCATCCGCGAGCACGCCGAGGAGGCCGACACCGGCACCGTCATCGGCGCGGGCCTGCTCGGCATCGACCTCGCAGCCATCTGTGGCGCCCAGGACGTGGACGCGAAGTACCTGATGCGCGGGAACTGCTGGTGGCGCTACGCGCTCAGCGGGGACGGCGCCGAAATCATCCACGACGGCCTCCGCGAGATGGGCGTCGAACCCGTCTTCGACTCGGGCGCGGACCACTTCGAGACCGAGGACGGCGAGGTCGTCGCGACGGTCGACCCGAACGGCGAGCGCTACGAATCGGACTTCGTCGGCGTCGCCATCGGCCTCGACTTCAACGTCGAGATCCTCGAGGACACGGACGCCACCATCGACAGCGGGGTCCACGTCGACGAGTACATGCGCACCGACGCGGAGGACATCTACGCAGCGGGCGACATCACGGAGTTCTGGGACACCATCATGAGCGAGCGAGCGCAGAACGGCTCGTGGGGCTCCGCGAAACAACAGGGCGCGCTCGCGGCGAAGACGATGCTCGCGGACGCGGGCCACGATCTCGACGTCGACCCGTTCCGCTGGGTCTCCTCGTACTCCATCACGCACTTTGACTTCCCGTTCCTCTCCTTTGGTTTCCCGACGCTGGGCGACGAGTCCTGCGAGCGCAAGTACAGCGACGACGAGTGGCGCCGCCTGGCGTTCAAGGACGGCAAACTCATCGGTGGCGTGCTCATCGGCAACCTCGCGCCCCAATCGAAGTACAAGAAACTCATCAAACAGGAGGCGACGGTCGCGGACCAGCAGGACGTCCTCCTGCAGGACAACTTCGACATGGACGAACTGGCGCTCCCCACGGAGCAGTAG
- a CDS encoding DUF7124 domain-containing protein, giving the protein MSQPGGSTDMTLAFELSALKELAKPGTAFAGARQWTEYVGVVSDEPTYVVTNFTRKRRIRQDFFSGPKGKQESLESVKQQFDTERHVFVGTNDEDKALAEKVDWEYLPLEDAAAAADWELAEDGEADPMPDKPERDDWP; this is encoded by the coding sequence ATGAGTCAACCCGGCGGGAGCACGGACATGACCCTCGCGTTCGAACTGTCCGCGCTCAAGGAACTCGCGAAACCCGGGACGGCGTTCGCGGGCGCGCGCCAGTGGACGGAGTACGTCGGTGTTGTGTCGGACGAGCCGACGTACGTCGTCACGAACTTCACGCGGAAGCGCCGCATCCGGCAGGATTTCTTCTCGGGGCCGAAGGGCAAACAGGAGAGCCTAGAATCCGTGAAACAGCAGTTCGACACGGAACGCCACGTCTTCGTCGGGACAAATGACGAGGACAAGGCGCTCGCCGAGAAGGTGGATTGGGAGTACCTCCCGCTCGAGGACGCCGCGGCGGCCGCGGACTGGGAGCTCGCCGAGGACGGCGAAGCCGACCCGATGCCGGACAAACCGGAGCGCGACGACTGGCCGTAG
- a CDS encoding DUF5815 family protein: MTEPRVPGTESDDEWVDLPCGERAHVKNFDLGMREYACSCGDSHAVVMDMHPPARFFPESIVDVLKQAITPADDDEFEEFGTPHLMGAVMEQLPEDVVAVDQSENGSVGYALLWVADMDSRELHEVVVELMVELMDHAVSHAERESSKSDFEEQMLDFDVTEFVEEYRTAREWEDEHGPRDSEAR, translated from the coding sequence ATGACCGAACCGCGCGTCCCGGGCACCGAGAGCGACGACGAGTGGGTCGACCTGCCGTGTGGCGAGCGCGCCCACGTCAAGAACTTCGACCTGGGGATGCGCGAGTACGCCTGTTCGTGTGGCGACTCGCACGCCGTCGTGATGGACATGCATCCGCCCGCGCGATTCTTCCCCGAGTCCATCGTCGACGTGCTCAAGCAAGCCATCACGCCCGCGGACGACGACGAGTTCGAGGAGTTCGGCACCCCTCACCTGATGGGCGCGGTGATGGAACAACTCCCCGAGGATGTCGTCGCCGTGGACCAAAGCGAGAACGGCTCTGTTGGGTACGCGTTGCTCTGGGTGGCGGACATGGACTCCCGAGAACTGCACGAGGTGGTCGTCGAACTGATGGTTGAGTTGATGGACCACGCCGTGAGTCACGCCGAGCGCGAGTCCTCGAAGAGCGACTTCGAGGAGCAGATGCTGGACTTCGACGTCACCGAGTTCGTCGAGGAGTACCGCACGGCCCGCGAGTGGGAGGACGAACACGGGCCGCGGGACAGCGAAGCGCGCTGA
- a CDS encoding DUF4112 domain-containing protein produces MTESDADLTEEFDLEELPDSVDRAAVRRMKTVAWALDESITIPGTNYKIGLDPIISVVPVGGDVVSATISLYIVAESARLGVTYDTLLMMLANVAVDTGVGAIPYVGDIADAGWKANKRNVELALTNLTESEPEEEPVEIPVEQ; encoded by the coding sequence ATGACAGAGTCCGACGCCGACCTCACAGAGGAGTTCGACCTCGAGGAACTGCCCGACTCGGTCGACCGCGCGGCAGTCCGGCGGATGAAGACCGTTGCGTGGGCGCTCGACGAGTCCATCACCATCCCCGGCACGAACTACAAGATCGGTCTCGACCCCATCATCAGCGTCGTCCCGGTCGGCGGCGACGTCGTCTCCGCGACAATCTCGCTGTACATCGTCGCGGAGTCCGCGCGCCTCGGCGTCACCTACGACACGCTCCTGATGATGCTCGCGAACGTCGCCGTGGACACCGGCGTCGGCGCCATCCCCTACGTCGGCGACATCGCGGACGCCGGGTGGAAGGCGAACAAGCGCAACGTCGAACTCGCGCTCACCAACCTCACGGAGTCCGAACCCGAGGAGGAACCGGTCGAGATTCCGGTCGAGCAGTAG
- a CDS encoding phosphotransferase-like protein → MPHHTVFVLSGPPASGKTTTAALLQRRLSERGEPTLHLELDAFIDALPDTAGFDPDEFERMERAYHRSVAESARELPVVADHLRPDLDADLLADHEVWLVGLRCALSELERREAERPPERRGFASEQFEGYHRGRTYDVELDTAEHPPAACVDRILARYDRGSPEGFAATIADAD, encoded by the coding sequence ATGCCCCATCACACCGTCTTCGTCCTCTCCGGCCCGCCGGCGTCCGGGAAGACCACCACCGCGGCCCTGCTGCAACGGCGACTCAGCGAGCGCGGCGAACCCACACTCCACCTCGAACTGGACGCGTTCATTGACGCGCTCCCCGACACGGCCGGGTTCGACCCCGACGAGTTCGAGCGCATGGAGCGCGCCTACCACCGCTCGGTTGCCGAGAGCGCCCGGGAACTTCCCGTCGTCGCCGACCACCTCCGGCCCGACCTCGACGCCGACCTGCTTGCCGACCACGAGGTCTGGCTCGTCGGTCTTCGGTGTGCGCTCTCCGAACTCGAGCGACGCGAGGCCGAGCGACCGCCCGAACGCCGGGGGTTCGCGAGCGAGCAGTTCGAGGGCTACCACCGCGGGCGGACCTACGACGTCGAACTCGACACCGCCGAACACCCGCCGGCGGCGTGCGTTGACCGCATTCTCGCGCGCTACGACCGGGGTTCCCCGGAGGGGTTCGCGGCCACGATTGCGGATGCCGATTGA